In Pseudokineococcus lusitanus, the DNA window CGCAGGCGCGCTGCCGGGCGGCCGTCACCGGCGACCGGTCAGAACGTCGCTTGTGGGCCGCCGGAAAGCTCAACTTCGGCTGGTTTAGGGCAGCAGAGCCGCTGCGATATACGCGATCCAGGTCATCCAGAGGACCATCTCGTACCACTCTGGACTTCGGGGGCGTCTGCTCACCCGTCGGGCGGCACGCGTTGTAAGGCTGGCGGTGGGATGGTTGAGGAAAGCCTCAGTCAGAAGGTCCCGCTCTGCTGGGACCTCCTCATGGTCGTCGACGCCTAGAGCCCAGGCGTACACCTGTCCGCCAGTTGTACGTAGCCTCATCCAGCCGGGGAAGCCCTCGCTCAGACCGAGGTACGCCTGACGCGGCACAGTGGTATCGCTGATCAAGTTTCGAACGATCAGGTGGTCGGGCCAGACGTCGATACGCGGGCGCGCGCCAAGTGTGAGGAGGACGACGCTGAGGGCGGGGAATACCCACCCGTAGTCGAGAAGGACCTGCAGTGAGGTCGGCGGTGGGGTGTCCGGGCTTGAGCGCCACGCAAAGAACCGATCCGTGGCGACCGTGAACGCCAGCACCCCGAAGCCGCTGAGGAAGCCAGCCCAACGATTGAGCTGACGGCGCACCACCACGGGATACATACGGCCGAGTCTCTCAACGTGGCTGCCGGTCGACCGCCCAGGCGCCGAGCTGACCGCCGCAGGCGCAAGCGGGCACCTGGCATGCCCTCGTGGCCGGCGCCGCTGCTCTGCCCAGTGGGGTGAGTGCGCTACTCAGGCCACGCGGCTACGTCCCGGATGACGATCGCTGGCCGGTCACCGCCTCGTTCCCACCGACGGCAGCACCCAGCCCTCAGCGTCGCGTCATGGTTGGCCTCAGGTCCCCCCGGTAGGCCTCGTGTGCCCGCTCAGGGAGTCACCGCTTCAGCTATCCGACCGCGAAGATTCTCGATCGCGTCCACATCGGCCGTCACGACGACCGAGTCCCAGGTCTCGTGCACGTAGATCACCAATGCGCCATGGCGCCAGACCCAGATCCGCTCAGGCATGCCCACCAGCAGGAGGGCCCGCGCGACCTCGCTGGTAAACCGACCTTCAGCGACTCCACGTCCGTGGCCCCTCAGGCCCGCGTCGGTCAGGACTTGGCGGTCGCGCTCGAGCGGGACCTCCGCACGGACGTGCGTACAGCCAATGTCCTTGGTCCAGTCGAAGAGGGCGGCCAGTGCCGCCTCCATGACGCGGTCCTGCTCCGCGTCACGAAGCTGCACGTATGACGAAGGCAGGTCTCTCTGGTCCACAGGAAGGGGCTGCCCGTCCCAGGGTCGAAGACCCCATGCTCCGTGCATGAGAAGGCCAGCAGCGTCGGGGACGTCGGTGCGCGAGACCACGACGCCAGCCCACCACACGCGCCGGCCTGAGGCCCTCACCAACCGACCAATGCCCGTTCCGCTGACGATCGCTGGCCGGTCAGCGTCCCGCTGACGATCGCTGGCCGGTCAGCGTCCCGCTGACGATCGCTGGCCGGTCAGCGTCCCGCTGACGATCGCTGGCCGGTCAGCGTCCCGCTGACGATCGCTGGCCGGTCAGCGTCCCGCTGACGATCGCTGGCCGGTCAGCGTCCCGCTGACGATCGCTGGCCGGTCAGCGTCCCGCTGACGATCGTCGTCCGGTCAGCGTCCCGCTGACGATCGTCAGCTGGGACGGCAGACCGAACGTCGATCGCCACCGCGCCACTGACGACAAGCGGGCACGCCTTGCGCTGAGGCTTGGCTCCGTACCGTCACCTCATGTCCTACGACGTGGCGGTGTGGGTGGGCCCTCAACCGGCGGACAACGCTGAGGCGTTGGCACGCTACGAGCAACTGTGCGCTGCGGCTCAAGACAGCACCCCGGCAGCACCGCCACTGCTGGCCTTCCTCGAGGAGCTGCGCCGAGTCCTACCGGACGACGAAGTCTGGGCTTCGGAGCCCAGCGAAGACGTCGAAGCGGGCGGCTCTCTGATGCACCTGAACATGACCAACTCAAGCTCAGGCCACGACCTCGCCCGGCTGACAGACGCCGCCCACCGCCACGGCCTCGTCGTGTTCGACCTGCAGGGCGACAACGGCGGCGATGTGTACCTACCGCTCGATGACGGCTCGAGCTATGCCGACCACATCGCTCCGCCACGCTCGGCCGTCCCCACCGATGTCGTCAAGAAGCGCGTCCGCGACAGCCTCCGGGCGGAGCTCAAGGCTCTCGGGCTGACCAAGCACGGCCCTTACACGTGGCGCCGCGCGCTCGACAGCGGCCACAACTTGGAGGTTCATCTGTCAGTGCGCTCCCGCGATGGGGCGCGTGACCTCTTCGTCGACGTCAACCTGCACCTCGGCCGGGACGCCGTCACCGGCTACCTCGTCGACTGGCGCTGGGACATCGGGCGGATGCTGACTAACGCCGAATGGCAACAGGTCAACAGGGACCTCGAGGAGCGCCGAGCACAAGGTCCCGACACGATGGAGCAATCCAGTGCATGGCTCGACTGGGACAACACCTGGAACCGGTACGACCTAGGGCTGCCCATCACGACGGCAGACGATCTCGAGCACTGGGTGCCCGTCCTCACGCAGGTGACAGTGCGGACCTGCCAAGGACTGCTCGCCGACCCGCAGCAGCTTCCTGAAGTCGAGCCATGGGACGCCTGACCTCCCTGCCGTACCCCCGCCGGGTGACGATGGCGGGCCGGTCATTGTCCCGCTAACGATCGACATGTGGAGCTGGTCAAATGCCTAGGCGCCTAGAGCCAGAGCGCACCCTTGACGAGCCGGTCGAGAGGCAGTTGTCACTCGAGTCTTGCAAGCGCCGATAACTGCCCCGGCGTCCCTAACGGCGCCGCGCCGCGCCAGGGAGCTGGTCAACAATGTTTTGCAGGCCGTCATCCAACGTCCATACGCCAATCTGCACAACATCCTGGGGGTAGCTGGCACGGAGCCGGCGGAGCTCGCTAAGGATGAGCAGGTCTCCCGCCTCGTGAGCACGTGTGCTCATGGCGTCGACATAGTTTGGAACCGGGGGCGCCTGGTCCAGGAAGTCGCGCAGTAACGCCTCGTCCCAATGTAAGCCACGGAAGGCCCACGGCGCCTCGCCGCGCAACGCGTCCTTTATCACTCCACTGAGTTTTTCGGCACACGCCCGTCGGTGGTCGCCGTTGCCGGCAGGGATGCGCTGGACGTGCTGTGCCGTTTCGATGACGGCGGCAACAGGTATCTGTACGCGAACGCTACCGCGTATGCGCTCAGCGAGTCCTTGACGAACCGCGTCAACGTCCTGGGCCTCCATTCTGATGCCGATCACATTGATGAGGACCGAACTATCCATGAGGTCGATCTGCATCATCGACCCTCAGGGCTAGGAGTTAACCGATCCAAGTAGTCGAGCGCTGCCTCGGCTGTCGGCGGCTTGGTCGGCTGTACGTCGAGTTCACCGGCCGCCACAGCCTCACCGACACGCCCCTGACTAGCAATCGAAAGGTAGTTGGGGTGTTCGACGAGGCTTGCAAGCCGCGCCTGCCCAGTTGTCGAGTCTTTCGTACAGGTCAGAACGCCACGGTGGTCGTCAGGGGTGAGTGCGTCCAGCAGCGCGGGGCTGTGCGTCGTGGCGATGAGGGTCAATCCCCGCTCTTCGGTCTCGCGCCGCAGGAGGTCTAGCACCGCAGCCGCCTGGGCCGGGTACAGACCATTCTCCACCTCCTCGATGAGCAACGTCCTAGCTCCTGGGCGCTCTGCGGTCGTCCCACCTGACGACCGTCCGAGGTAAAGCAGGGTCGCCACAATAGCGAGGTAGCGAAGAGTGCCGTCGCTCATCACTGAGGCGGTAGTGAGCGTTTGGGGCGATGGCTGCTCCTGAAGCGCCACCATGACGTCGACGGTGCCCACACGAGGAAGCGTCGCCTCAGCGAACTGAATGGAGTCGAGCCCTTCGCCCACCAGGCCCCGAATGAGGTTGGTGAGGCGAGGCCACGCGGTCTCGTCGTCTCGCAGTGCGTAGGCGACGGCTGAGGTTGTTGACCCCGTGCGATTGGGGGGCTCCCCAATCCGCGCGTAGGAGCGCATTTCACCAGGCACCGGGTCTAGGACGAAAATGTTTCGCAGGGCGTCAATCACGACCTGGCAGTCGCGGGCTACGCTCCGTCTAGCGGCGGTGTCCTGTGGCACTTTGCTGACAGCCTGCAGCGTGACCAGCCTCGAAGTCAGCATGGTCATAAATTTAGGTTGCGCCCCCGAATACACCTCGACGTCGCAGATGCCCTCACCAGGTGCACGACGAGCGGCGTGGAACAAGCGGCGCACGCGACCACGAGCGTTGGTGTAAGTCAGGGACTCATCCTGGATTTCAGGCTGCCGCCCCCCGACGTCAAACTGAATGTCCAAGTCAAAGCGCCCCGTCGGAACCTGAATGCTGCATCCCACCGAAACGGTGTCGCTGCCATACGGGGCGGCAGCCGAAAGACTGCC includes these proteins:
- a CDS encoding AAA family ATPase, translating into MTEAIAAAPPDSAGAAVVGRISQVRLHAFKNYQSQAFNLSPLTLLVGPNGSGKSNALDAFALMALLADERDVADLERADNTVAGLRGSLSAAAPYGSDTVSVGCSIQVPTGRFDLDIQFDVGGRQPEIQDESLTYTNARGRVRRLFHAARRAPGEGICDVEVYSGAQPKFMTMLTSRLVTLQAVSKVPQDTAARRSVARDCQVVIDALRNIFVLDPVPGEMRSYARIGEPPNRTGSTTSAVAYALRDDETAWPRLTNLIRGLVGEGLDSIQFAEATLPRVGTVDVMVALQEQPSPQTLTTASVMSDGTLRYLAIVATLLYLGRSSGGTTAERPGARTLLIEEVENGLYPAQAAAVLDLLRRETEERGLTLIATTHSPALLDALTPDDHRGVLTCTKDSTTGQARLASLVEHPNYLSIASQGRVGEAVAAGELDVQPTKPPTAEAALDYLDRLTPSPEGR